TGAAAATTTTGGCTATTAtctctaatgattttttttttttttaatgtaaaacctGTAGCTGAGTTAGGAACAGAAGGGAGTATATCCTCTTTCAGGGTGTGGTGAAACCTTTTCACAGTTGTAAATTAATTCCTACTTTTGAAGATTTTGTAGATTTGAGTAGGAAAAACTAAGCTGAGTTTAAGAACTGTAATCATCTGGCTAAACTGCACTGGCTTGGCAGTGAATACTCATCTTTGTTTAAGAAGATagcgtgtgtgtgcacacgcatacacacacaaatcGGTTATGTACTATGACAGTAAAAGATGTCTAATTCCTGTTTTCCTATCTTGTTTGATTTTAGCATTGAGTTTCAACATTTTTTGTGTGCTTTAAAACTACGATAatccaaaacacattttaagtCCAAAACAAGCCCGAatctagtatttttctttcaaaactgatCTTTAAATATGGACAGTTTTctgtggattttaaaaatacgcAAAAGCTAACTATTGGCTTGTCAAAGGATCAAAAGCATTAATTCATCTATAGCCCAGTCATGAGCCTacaatgaaattatttttcagctagTGAGCAAAATAggaattttatatatacatatatatatataaaatcttgaTAAAAGCATAAGCATGGACAATTAAGAATGTTATTAGGTTAGAATACGTGAGTTTGCATATTGGATCAGATCACTGATTGGTCTAGCATATCACCTTAACTGTCAAAAACAtgcttaaatataaaaatgagtaTGTCTAAATATCGGAATATAAAAGTAACTGTCAAGATACTTATTCTGAACCTTATCTCTGCGgatatattttgaagaaaaaatatgcaataaatCTCAAGTATgacttaaatttttattctttttttagtaTTGAGGCTCCAGTTCGGTAGTGTATTTAGCTTGATCTTAGAAGAAGCATAGGCTCAAGAGTTTTGTTAAATTAAAGCACATAAACACATttataattcattatttttaaataccctATTTCTTGGGCAATAATTCAACACTTAAATGataagtaagaaaaaagcacaaatctTCTGGGTTTTTCCCATGGAAACTCTTAAATAGCAAGAATATGAAACATCTCAAAGTTCAGaaagattttctaaaatgtacTTTCTCGTTATAATTAATATAAACTTAGTCATTAAACTACAAATAGACTACAATTTTAgttataaataattataaaataatgcaCTATATGTCAACTTCAACTTTTGTGGAGTAATGtcatgtaattattttgttatctAAGACTGAGGAGTTAGTCTGAGCTTTAGAATTAATACTAAGAGACTGGAAATGTCTATATGCTTTCAGGCTACAGATAACTATTCTTGCATTAGAAAACtatcttaagaaaaaagcaCTGCTTTGAAATCTTGTCTAGCTATGTATAAATGTACTATgttcaaattttgaaatttcttgaaAACACTTGAAGTCTGGATTAATGATAATTATCTACTCTGTGGAGCAAAAGTATTGGTaagtggaaaaatacaaaaaggaacCCATTTCTCTGTAGCTCAGTCcatgaaaagatgaaaacaaatacGGCTGCATTATACTTTTTTGTGAGAGATGCTTTACCCACACAAAGTGAATTGATGAGGTGGAAAAGCTCTGAAGAGGAAAGGCATAGTTTTATAGGGACACCCACGGATCTCAAGGTATCTGTGGTGGAGAATAGGCTTTCTTTCTATTAATGCAGGTCAGTCAGGAGTAATGGTACTATTACTCATTCAAGTCTGTGGAAGATAACAGAAGTGGAATGTTACTCCCCTTCAAACATGCCTTTTATCTGAGCAAAGTAAATGTTAAACAAGAtagggatttcttttttaactgacaGCTGACTGACAGCTTGAGAATAGAACtactcttttctgttctttcataaTATGAGTTTGTGTTTTCATAATAGGATGCATGAACTTTataagggaaagaagaaaataattcccTAGTCTGACATATCTGCTTATTATTAGCATTGGTAATAACACTATTCACCTACCTTTTGCAGGTGAATATGAAAGATAATAGCTCATCTCTTCCTTGCTTTACGGATCTTGCAATTGAAAGGTTGAATCCCTGGAATTTCTCCTAGCTAAATCATTTGATTTCAGTATCTgctaagttttatttattttagtgctATATACAATTGCTCCCATGATTCCATCCCTGAACACACAAAGTATGGATAAAAGATTCCTCTCTGTGGCTGCATGTTTGAGATTAAGGTGTCAAGTAACATCAAATGATTGAACCTTAAAAACCATCTGTGTTGAAGCTGAGATAGTTTATTGTATACTGCTTTCtttatgtgaaaatgaaaacagattggAAGTCAGgtggaaaaatactttaaaaaatgtggaaCTCAGCATAAAATCAGGAAGTAAAATTATATCTTATGATTTAATATGTATCTCTGTCCTTGCCATTACAAGTCTTTCCTAATGTCTAGCTGAAATCCTCTTTTGCTgcagatttaaatatattaccTCATCTTTATCTACACTGAATATAGGGGATAGTTTCTAGTTACTTTTTATGAAATTGAATAGCTCCATCATGCTTTCCCTCAGACTTCTTTTCTTCAAACTAAGTAACTCCAATtcctttaatgtttttaaaattttttctaGATCTTTGATTATCTGTGTTGCTCTCCTTTGGACCAAGAAGCACCCATCTTTCTTCAAGTGTGATACTCTTAATTGAATATAGTATTTCAGTGGAGATATTACCAGTAATAGTGAAAAGGTTGTTTCAGGTATTTATGCTTATACATTCCAGTATGTTATCTGCCTTTTTTCCAAGTGTGATGTGATTAATTTATGCTTATTTTGTGATCCACTTCAACCTGCACATTTTGTATAGAACTTCTACCCATCTAGACAATCACAACTTGCCCTATATTGCTGCAGTTATTCCTGCTGCAGTTATTCCTACATGACTGCAGAATTCTGCTCTTTCCCTTAAATTGCATCCTATTTTTACACTAGTTAtccaagattatttttaatatcagtaTTCAATTCCAATATTGTACTCTTATGTTTGCCTCTCTTACATCCCTGTCATTCATAAAGTATATAATCTCTTCTGTCACCCAAGTTATCGATGATCACATTGAACAATGTCAGACCCATAACAGATCTCTGTGTGACTCTGCTCAAAACATTCTCCCAATTTGCTGTGAAGCACTAATAACTTGAAATCTTTTTCCAACCATTTTTATGTTTATCCTGAATGCATTTCCCTAGCTTACTTGTGAGAATGCTATGCAAAGCAGTGTgtgaactttaaaaaataaaatgaggtgCATAgtatttactgcttttcttcactgaCTCTTCTCACAAGATACATTATTTTGTCATAGAGTTGAAACATATCGGTTTGACAGCATTTGTTATGGACAAATCTCTATGGGTTATTATTTATCTCTTTGTCAGAGGTCACATTTTTGTCTCAGGAAAAGTTTGAGAAGGACATTAGTCCTTTTGTGTTCTTATGTGTCAATTCTGTAGAAGTATAGATAGTTTGAAAGTACTTTTTTGGGTTTTGGTGCACTACTGAATTATCAAAGCATTTTTAGGAATTTAAGAGGTATAACTAGGTTAAAGAGAAGGATATAACCGATTGACATAAAAGATGAACAAAGCAGAAATCCCAAGAAATCTGAGTGACATAAAGCTAGTTTATCAAtagtattaatatattttaattgaattattATAAAAGCACCTGTAACTAAACTGCATGTATAAAGTTTTCATGTGTACAGTTATGTATATACtaattcatattaaaatgtaCACCATAAATCTACAGCTGCACACATAAAAAGGCTTCTATTGCCAACAGGCGCAATTGTATACTAAGTCAACTCAGTCAGCTACAGCTGTTGTGCTTTGTTCTGTAACAACAAATTCACTATCTTCTAACTACATACTGCTATGAATAATTCACAGCTGAtgcacatgtatttttatataaatgccTCTGGTGGGGGGTATCCTTTATTTATGGCCAATATTTTGCCAGATTAAGACACTTATGCCAAGTACTCCGAAAGAAGAATACCTTAGCCAAAAAGTGACTGTTACTACACTCCCACAAATTTTCATGTTTGAAGAGCAAAATCCACAGTTTTACTATGCTGTGGAATGCTACTTCCACTATCAAAAAGCTTACCTTATCCTTCCATGCACACTGGGCTTACTGCCAACCGAGTAAGAAGCCTGGCACATCTCTTATAGTCTGTCATGAAAAAACACcataaataaacatttctaaagtaaccagttttgcttttaaaaatcaaaattgttaAAGGTGTGCAAATTATTGTCATAATAAACTTTAACCAACAACTTAGTTTGCAATGGTATAGAAATCTGATTCTCAGACCTGGAAATTTAATGTGCAAGAGTTACATAAGTGTGAGCCTTGTCTAACTGGTACATACAACTACATACATGTGATTTGTACGTACTTAATATCTATAGATAAATAACATGAACATGTATAGAGGCTGTCGAAATGCATGTATGCATGAAAATTTATGTATCTGTGCCTGTACTCAAACGTGGGATCTAAGCATGTAACTACAGTACTTCCACATTAGTGGAAGAAAATGTACTGCTCACtcatctttaaaattcagtctttAGTGAATAGGCCTAacaacataattaaaaaataatgcagctttctaatatatttttgtcttgGAAGAATTGATATATTAGATGAATAAGGTCTCTAGTTGATagaaacagaatatatatattcccTTATTACCAATGTAGAATGATTTCACCTATTCTTTTGATGTTCTCTATATAATCACAGGACCATTAAGTCCAGCCCCTAGCTACAGTAAGGAGCCATATCATATAAACTCATTCATAACTGTATTAAGTTtgatcttaaaattattttttttccacagtactCCTATTGTTAGTAATTCTGATGTTAGGCACCTTCTGCTTTTTGATGCGTTCGTAATAAGGAGCTGTGATGAACAGAATTGACgcaaagctaaaaaaaattcatcaagatgtgtgtgtgtgtgtgttttttttttttttttcccttgtacaTGGCAAACTGTAAGCAAATTATGTGAAAAAGCTGGCCATGGACAGACCACAGACTAAGTTAGTGTCCATATGTCAATGCTACCATGCTACACAAAGCACTAGAAAGTAGGCccacaaaatacttttctacTAGTTACCAATTTGTTGCAGCACCATGggcacttttttctttgttgattTGCCTTTCAGTGACTACATAGACTGAATAGGAAAGTATTAACCTAAAATCAGAATATTATCAAAAGTAACATGATACTGTGCATGAAGAATTACAAGAGGCTGTTTACTTCATGTTCTTACAAGAAATTTGCTTTAAGAAGATGCTAGCAAATCTAACATAGTGACTGATAGCAATTTTTTCTTAGTATTATTTAATGAGTAACTACATTTGATGTTTCCTAGAGATTCAATGTCAACAATCCCTAACTCACAACTTAGATATGCTATAATTGCCATTTATACAGGTTATGTTCCATTATCCAGAAAACATTACGTTAGTGGATATTTCACTTGTCAGGAGGAAAAGGCTAATTCAGACTTTCAGGCCACCTAGTCTTTAGCTTCAAAGCTGAAGGTACTAGTTAGTGCTGAGTCAaataatgtttgtgatgtgaccTTATGGAAGAAGTAACATTATCATGTATTTGTCTAAAACAGACTAGTTAACAACCATCCTCATAATCAATGTAAACTGGACATGACCTGGTTAGACATTATTTATAATTCTTCATCAATTGTAAGTAGCCTGGTATCTTTCCAAAATGGTCCTAATCCGAATCTGTACAAAGAGGAAGCCTGCAATTCTTAACAGAtatgcctttaaaatatattgggctgaaatatttattaatactTGAAACTTGGAATCTGAAACTCTTGATTCTATTCCCAGCTCTGTTACTGACCCAACTGGTTGACCTTAGACAAGTAAAATAAAGTGCTCTTCCATTCTAAAAAGGCTGTACTAAAATAGCATCTTCTTACTCAACAGGTCTGCCTCTCTGTTAACCTGGAGTCATATCTACCAACTGATGACTGtcaatttctgattttttaaaattttctatgcTGCCAGCGTTGCTGAGATACTGTAATTTGTGTACATCAATTGATTTGTTTATTAGGCTTTAGTAAGTTACACTTATGTATTTCACTGAAGACAAAGGTTGCAAAGATTTACAGGGAAGATCACTGACAAACTGACTCgccaaaatataaaatgtctgTAAGATACGTTCTATATAAGATAATTAATTAAGAAGGAAGTAGTCCTATCTGCTTTTCTGATTCTATTTTGAGTCTGCCTAAATATGAGAGGTTTGGTAAAGGAGCTGTATGTTCCTATGCAAAATTAAACACCTTTTGATCTGGAACCGAACAAACCCATCCATAGGTATCTAAGAAAGCAGTGTTTACAGTTACTCCACACAGTGTATTTGTATTGAAGTCATGTTCCCACTTTTGCAACCAGTAACACTATCCCAGCAAGCATTCTGTAAAGCTCAGTTAGCATCTTTCAGAGCACCCCAGACTTCACTGCAAGAAACAGTCTAGCATAGTATCACAAATCTGGTATCCCACAAAGACCCATATTTAGggtatttctgctgttttatcaAAGTTAATCTTAGCTTTTGGCACTTACATGCTGGGATGGTGCAATCCCTTGTATTGTGATAAAGTCGATGAAAGTGTTTACTACATTTTGGGCTAAAGTAGAGAGGACctgaaacataaagaaaaataatattaatcaGCACAGCTCACAGAAGATATTGTAAGGACAGTGCAGCCTACAGTTTGTAGATGAAATAATGgatacaaatgcaaaattaaacaTACCtgttaaatgctttaaaaacttGTCTTTCATCCTCAAATCTCTGGGAACTATTTCTgttggacagaaaaaaagaatattcactGGGCTACACTGGAACTATGTTTGCCAAGTATAGtatgaaagaaaagggaataaatTCAGATGAGCAAACACCACTGCTACATCTTGAcagacaaaaaaacccccatCATTTGTGTACAGTGGACCAAACTGCAAGCTTTGGTTTTACAAATGGAGCCACTGTAAAGTGTACTGCAGAGCACTGTGATGATGAAACACACATGTGTTCGGTGTGCAGTCATTAATGCTGTTGACAACTAAGAGTCGGATTTTAGTTCTTTATGGTTTGCATTATCACCCAATCtaaatttaaattcttaaagaaaatttagTTCACAGTTGCTCAGAAATGGCATATTTCACTAACAGTAAAGATCCAAAGATGCATTTAAGTTTGGTTTCTTGGCGTCTCTTCTGATTCTCTTATGTAAATGTATCCACTATTTTTGTCAGAAGTGTGTTTGTACTATCCGGCTGTAATCATGAAACTGGATTGATCTACTTACAGGAATCTATCTTTTTTCTGCTAGCAGTAAATAAAATTCACAGGAAATGATCCCAAGCAAATTGCTCTCTTCTGGCTGCCTATGTTTGTGGTTTACCACTTTGGGTTTTGTGTTCAGCAGATGGCAAAATGAAACTGGTTTACTGAAATCCATTTTAGCCCTAACCTTTGCTTGTGTCTTCCTGATTTACAGCTATCTTTGATTGCTCTCAATTACAAACTCTACACTGATAGCTTAGTGATGATTGTGTATGATACACTACATGGTGCTTTATTTATTTGACCATAAATGCCTTAGCAGCCTTTTTCATTCCCTTGGCACCTCTTATCAGATCTAAAACACGGAACATTTCCATCCAGATCTGATTGACTTGTGAGGTTAGACACTTCTTGAAAGTCATTCTTCATTTACTTCTAACTTTAGTGAGTGTAAGTAAAATTGACCTTATCATATTTGACCTAATTATGTCATGAAGAGCAATAAAAACTCACATGCTTCACTCAGGCTTTTCCCATGGGACAGACTCGCTGGAAAAGTAATGCCTAAACTGAAATGAAGGTCTAGAAACAGTAGAGTCCTCTGAAAAGGAACCTTTTTAGAGTTACTGGTAATAACTGTGTTATaacaacagaatgaaaaatccTGTTTAGGAGTCAATGATAGCAGTACCAACTAATCTCAAGTGGTTTTATATTCACATAAACAAATGTATCATCAAAAGCCAGATGTTTCACGACAACATATAAATGCAGGATAGCCAACTCTGCCCAAATTCCAAGTTAAGTCTTCAGAATTGTATAGGTTAGCGTTCGCTGCCAATCTGCCCTCTTAACTTTTTGACATTTATCAGACAAAATCTTCCCAGTGTGCTGATCTTAAGTAGAGCAAATTTGTCGTCTTTTATACATTCATTAATCATCCAGATAGGGAAGTAACATTTTAGTGACAATCACCAACAACTGCTGATCATTCTGATTTTTGAAGATGAGTGATATTGaagaaaatgtagaaagaaGCTTTGtgagatcaaaaaaaaatggacacaCAAATATCAAAATAGCAAAATCAAAGCCagtttgggaaaaaatgaatagacatctgctggaaaatattcaaaaagtcATTTCCAGCAGCAGGTGTAAGCTGAGCAGCAGTAACACTGATGGGGTTTGGGAGTGACACCAAACAGTAAATTAGAcatggcagcagcagaagtcaAACCAGCTTTCAGATGGATGCACAGAAGTACATCATGAAACAGAACTTTGACTACCCTTCATCATGGCGCTTGGTATGACTGTTTCTGGACTGCTCTATACAATTTCAAATATTATCTCACCAGAAACCTGGGCTTTCGCTGGAGGTTATAGAAAAGCAATTCAAACGAGTAGAATGACGACTGAAGGAATGATTCGAAATATTTGTGGCATGAAGAGTGACAGTGCAGTACTCTGTTTCAGTTCCCCAGTATTTCAAGGATGCTAGCACCAGAGTACAAAAAGGACTGATAAGTAGAGGTGAAAAGTTTAATAAGGCTGAACTGCAGGAAAGACTTCTAAATGTGAACACTAGAAGAGCATAGCGTAGTCCTGCAGAGGAATTACTGAGAGGGTCATTTCCAGGAAAGACTTAAAACAGGcgcatttaaaaaaaaagggtaaGCTTCCAGGAGGAAAAACCTTTTCATCCCTGATTTCTCTGTTCTCAGCCTATTTCACTGTTTAATATTGTACATTCTGTATTCTGTATTGTACACTGTATTAATATTGTACATTCAAAGCCCATACACAAGAGGTCTGACTTTCAGTTGAGTACACTGTCCAGAGAGTAAGAGTTTCTGAAGCATGAATGGAGTTTTGCTATCCTGACGTTGCAGCCTCTATGAGTTTTTCATACAGAGGCAACTGCAGTTATTCTGAGTGATGAATGCTTGATATAAAACTAGCAATCTGATGTCATTTCTGATTCTCCAAGGCAgtatagaaagcaaaagatcCCCTAAATCATGGATTGCAACTTACCAGCTCTCTGCTCATCCTGGTATCCCTCATAGTCTGCCACTTCCCTTCGATCTAAGGTGTAGTCGTGCTTGGAGAAGTACTGTACCCCGCTGTCCTTCTCCAAATGGTACCTTTTCAGTTCCTGAATGATCTCCATGATCAGATTTAAGAGACTTTGCCTGTCCTTCAAATCTGTGGAGtcagttttctctttgcaatATCCTGCTGAgagcattagcagcaccagccccagcaaCCCAGGAGACCTCAGTCCACTCATTGCAATCTGACCTGAAGGGTGAAGGACCAGATGAAAAGGAAGGATCCGCTGCTGTGGGAGGCCTCCTACTtccc
The sequence above is a segment of the Rhea pennata isolate bPtePen1 chromosome 3, bPtePen1.pri, whole genome shotgun sequence genome. Coding sequences within it:
- the ALKAL2 gene encoding ALK and LTK ligand 2 — protein: MSGLRSPGLLGLVLLMLSAGYCKEKTDSTDLKDRQSLLNLIMEIIQELKRYHLEKDSGVQYFSKHDYTLDRREVADYEGYQDEQRAEIVPRDLRMKDKFLKHLTGPLYFSPKCSKHFHRLYHNTRDCTIPAYYKRCARLLTRLAVSPVCMEG